In Paraburkholderia sp. PGU19, a single window of DNA contains:
- a CDS encoding DUF1643 domain-containing protein — protein sequence MSAIISPCGTYRYLLKRQAESMSPMKSTALFVMLNPSTADAMLDDPTIRRCRGFAKLWDCNGLAVANLYALRSTDPAALWSHPDPVGPDNDDYLWNFARECGDVVCAWGSNAKPERAARVASILTDAGARLWCVGTTKDGSPRHPLYVRAEHPLIEWSPR from the coding sequence ATGAGCGCAATCATTAGCCCTTGCGGCACATATCGCTACCTGCTGAAGCGCCAGGCCGAATCGATGTCGCCGATGAAGTCGACCGCGCTGTTCGTCATGCTGAACCCGAGCACGGCGGATGCGATGCTCGACGATCCGACGATCCGTCGATGCCGCGGCTTCGCGAAACTGTGGGACTGCAACGGCCTCGCCGTCGCGAACCTGTATGCGCTGCGCTCGACTGACCCGGCCGCGCTGTGGTCACACCCCGATCCGGTCGGCCCCGACAACGACGACTATCTGTGGAACTTCGCGCGCGAATGCGGCGACGTTGTGTGCGCGTGGGGATCGAATGCCAAACCTGAGCGCGCCGCTCGTGTCGCCAGCATCTTGACCGACGCTGGCGCGCGCCTCTGGTGTGTCGGTACGACGAAGGACGGTTCGCCGCGCCATCCGCTTTACGTGCGCGCGGAACACCCCCTTATCGAATGGAGTCCGCGATGA
- a CDS encoding substrate-binding domain-containing protein, translating into MYIRTGSSYGDWGGAVAMCKLSIRALAFCVAGALLSSCIAMADEVKVMISGGFASAYRELGPQFEEASGRKLITVWGPAVGTAANAIPVRFARGEWADVLIVVGYALDEQINAGKVLPDSKVDFARSAIGMVVREGSPKPDISSADALRRALLAAKSVVYPDSPSGVYVGDELFRRLGIAGPMGSKSRMLQVAQVADAVANGEAEIGIQEIVELLPVKGVTVVGSLPAEVQRYTVFSGGIATNAKNPPGAEALIHFLSSPDAASAISRSGLEPLSAMPAK; encoded by the coding sequence ATGTATATCCGGACAGGGTCATCCTATGGAGATTGGGGCGGGGCCGTGGCCATGTGCAAGCTGAGCATTCGCGCACTTGCATTCTGCGTAGCGGGCGCGTTACTGAGTAGCTGCATCGCAATGGCAGACGAGGTCAAGGTGATGATTTCGGGCGGGTTTGCGTCGGCCTATCGCGAACTGGGCCCGCAATTCGAGGAGGCCTCCGGCCGTAAGCTGATCACCGTCTGGGGGCCCGCGGTGGGTACGGCCGCGAATGCGATCCCTGTGCGGTTTGCGCGCGGCGAGTGGGCCGACGTGCTGATCGTGGTTGGCTATGCACTCGACGAACAGATCAATGCCGGCAAGGTCTTGCCTGACAGTAAGGTGGACTTCGCACGATCGGCAATCGGCATGGTGGTTCGCGAGGGAAGCCCCAAGCCGGATATCAGCTCGGCCGACGCATTGCGGCGAGCGCTGCTTGCAGCGAAGTCTGTCGTCTATCCGGACAGCCCGAGCGGCGTCTATGTCGGCGACGAACTGTTCCGGCGTCTCGGCATCGCGGGGCCGATGGGGAGCAAGAGCCGCATGCTTCAGGTCGCGCAGGTCGCCGATGCCGTTGCGAATGGAGAAGCTGAGATCGGAATTCAGGAGATCGTCGAACTGTTGCCGGTGAAAGGGGTGACGGTGGTCGGCAGTCTGCCAGCAGAAGTGCAGAGGTACACGGTGTTCTCCGGGGGAATCGCCACCAATGCGAAAAATCCGCCCGGTGCAGAGGCGCTGATCCATTTTCTGTCGTCGCCGGACGCGGCGTCTGCGATTTCGAGGAGCGGGCTCGAACCGCTTTCAGCGATGCCTGCGAAATGA
- a CDS encoding nitronate monooxygenase gives MQTRLTQMLGIEHPILSAPMAFAAGGKLAAAVSGAGGLGMIGGGYGDPSWLEQEFADAGSARVGCGFITWSLAQKPQLLELVLAHAPVGVMLSFGNLTSFARQIKATGTRLICQVQTLELAREAVAAGADVIVAQGAEAGGHGAVRATFTLVPELADYLSVAAPDTVLVAAGGIGDGRGLAAALMLGADGVLIGTRFLASTEALIAQSLQAAVLAADGDSTIRTRVVDIARRIEWPEAITGRVLKTRFTMDWHGREAKLSEPAILKHEEIRYRNALNAGDVDNASVFAGEAVGLIRDIAPAGDILHRIVRQAEDLLGRPANAPNSLPA, from the coding sequence ATGCAAACACGACTGACACAAATGCTCGGCATTGAGCATCCCATCCTCTCCGCGCCGATGGCGTTTGCCGCTGGCGGCAAGCTTGCCGCGGCCGTGTCCGGCGCGGGCGGGCTCGGCATGATCGGCGGTGGCTATGGAGACCCAAGTTGGCTCGAGCAGGAATTTGCCGACGCAGGAAGTGCCCGCGTTGGCTGCGGATTTATTACGTGGTCGCTGGCGCAAAAGCCGCAGCTGCTTGAACTCGTGCTCGCACACGCGCCCGTTGGGGTCATGCTGTCTTTCGGCAATCTCACGTCATTTGCGCGACAAATCAAGGCAACCGGCACCAGGCTGATCTGCCAGGTACAGACATTGGAGTTGGCTCGCGAAGCGGTCGCCGCTGGCGCAGACGTGATCGTCGCGCAAGGCGCGGAAGCAGGAGGTCACGGGGCCGTACGAGCGACGTTCACGTTGGTGCCGGAGCTTGCGGACTACCTCTCAGTTGCAGCACCAGACACTGTGCTTGTCGCGGCCGGCGGGATCGGCGACGGCCGCGGGCTTGCGGCAGCATTGATGCTAGGTGCTGACGGCGTTCTTATCGGTACGCGTTTCCTGGCGAGCACAGAAGCGCTGATAGCGCAGAGCCTGCAGGCGGCAGTGCTCGCTGCCGATGGAGATTCGACAATCCGCACGAGGGTTGTCGACATTGCTCGCCGAATCGAGTGGCCGGAGGCGATCACCGGGCGCGTGCTCAAGACTCGCTTCACGATGGACTGGCACGGCCGCGAGGCAAAGCTCTCGGAGCCAGCGATCCTTAAACACGAAGAGATCCGCTACCGGAACGCCCTGAACGCCGGCGACGTTGACAATGCCTCTGTGTTCGCCGGTGAGGCGGTCGGCCTGATTCGCGATATTGCACCGGCAGGCGACATCCTCCATCGGATCGTTCGTCAGGCTGAGGATTTACTCGGACGTCCGGCAAACGCGCCGAACAGCCTGCCAGCTTAG
- a CDS encoding NAD(P)-binding domain-containing protein: protein MSEIGIIGAGQIGAAIATALARQGIAVMLSNSRGPASLKDTVAALGPNVTAGTREEAASKEIVFVAVNWSKLPAALDGLPDFEGRIVVDTNNPIEAPLFKPIDLNGRLSSDVFADLVPGARVVKAFNHLQARLVAHDPASEGGMRVLFYSGDDAQANTKIGELIERLGFFGIDLGPLAIGARLVQFPGGPLPTLNLVKFG from the coding sequence ATGTCCGAAATTGGAATCATCGGGGCCGGCCAGATCGGGGCTGCCATTGCCACTGCGCTTGCGCGACAAGGTATTGCCGTCATGCTATCGAACAGCCGCGGCCCGGCTAGCCTGAAAGACACCGTTGCCGCGCTTGGCCCGAACGTTACGGCTGGCACGCGTGAAGAGGCGGCATCGAAGGAGATTGTTTTCGTCGCAGTGAACTGGTCGAAGCTGCCCGCCGCACTCGATGGATTGCCGGACTTCGAAGGACGTATCGTCGTCGATACGAACAACCCGATCGAAGCGCCGCTTTTCAAACCCATTGATCTGAATGGCAGGCTGTCGTCGGACGTCTTCGCCGACCTCGTGCCCGGCGCAAGAGTGGTGAAAGCGTTCAACCATCTGCAGGCTCGTCTCGTTGCCCATGATCCCGCAAGCGAAGGCGGCATGCGCGTGCTGTTCTATTCAGGCGATGATGCGCAGGCGAACACAAAGATCGGCGAGCTCATCGAACGGCTCGGCTTTTTTGGTATCGATCTTGGCCCTCTCGCGATTGGCGCGCGGCTCGTGCAGTTTCCGGGTGGTCCGTTGCCGACGTTGAATCTGGTGAAGTTCGGTTAA
- a CDS encoding LysR family transcriptional regulator, whose protein sequence is METLVNLESFVRSAEHGSFSEAARWLSLTPAAVSRNVAMLERNLGVRLFQRSTRRLTLTEAGESFRSAITGNLAGIQAAIEGISSLGGEPAGTLKVSLPPTFGMAHVLPLLPGFLKRYPLVRPEWHFENRQVDLVGEGYDVAIGGGFELSPSVVARTLVPVHVIAVASPAYMMGRKRPRDPGGLHAFSGIVMRSLQTGRIRQWTMRDMSGREEPAHLQESTVVNDPAAMREAALLGLGIAMLATADVLPALESGALVRLVPRWYSDAGAISVYYASRTLLPAKTRTFIDWIVESFEEQRLAERFAGSLA, encoded by the coding sequence ATGGAAACGCTCGTGAATCTCGAATCGTTCGTGCGTAGCGCCGAGCATGGAAGTTTCTCGGAGGCGGCGCGCTGGTTGTCCCTCACGCCCGCAGCCGTCAGCAGGAATGTCGCCATGCTCGAACGCAATCTCGGCGTGCGCCTGTTCCAGCGATCGACCCGGCGCCTCACGCTGACGGAGGCAGGCGAATCGTTTCGCTCTGCAATTACGGGCAATCTGGCGGGAATTCAGGCGGCCATCGAAGGCATCTCCAGCCTGGGCGGTGAGCCTGCCGGAACACTCAAGGTCAGTCTGCCGCCGACCTTTGGCATGGCCCATGTCCTGCCGCTCTTGCCCGGCTTTCTCAAACGCTATCCGCTCGTGCGTCCAGAGTGGCACTTCGAGAATCGGCAGGTTGATCTTGTTGGGGAAGGCTATGACGTGGCGATCGGTGGCGGCTTCGAGCTGTCTCCGTCCGTGGTCGCGCGCACGCTGGTGCCGGTGCATGTCATTGCCGTGGCATCGCCGGCTTATATGATGGGCCGGAAACGTCCGCGCGATCCTGGCGGTTTGCACGCTTTCAGCGGCATCGTGATGCGGTCGCTGCAGACCGGCCGTATTCGCCAGTGGACGATGCGTGATATGTCGGGCCGGGAAGAGCCTGCGCACCTTCAGGAGTCGACCGTCGTCAACGATCCTGCAGCCATGCGCGAGGCCGCCTTGCTCGGCCTGGGTATCGCCATGCTCGCCACTGCCGATGTGCTCCCGGCTCTCGAAAGCGGGGCGCTGGTGCGACTCGTGCCCCGCTGGTACTCGGATGCTGGCGCGATATCCGTCTACTACGCGTCTCGCACGCTGCTACCAGCAAAGACACGCACGTTCATCGACTGGATCGTCGAGAGTTTTGAAGAACAGCGGCTTGCGGAACGGTTCGCGGGCAGTCTGGCTTAG